The Candidatus Defluviibacterium haderslevense DNA window GGCAAACTCAAAATCCAGTCCATCATAATGCGGAACATTCGATAATTATAGAACCTTGCCATATTGGAAAAAATTGTCAAATCAAGCATTCGATCATTGGTCCCTATGTGACTTTGGGAGATGATACACAAATTGATAATGCCATTATTAAGAATGCTATAATTGGAAATTTTACTATTCTTGATAATGTAGTTATTCAGAATTCGATTATTGGAAATGATGCCATTATAAAGGGCAGGTATCAAAGTTTTAATATTGGAGACAATACTGAAATTGATATGGTATAAATAATCTCTATTTATATAATTTCAAATGCAACTTGATAATAATTATTTACAGCTCCAATTAATTGGGTCTTCAAATAAAAACTATCCTGAATCATTTTAAAAGCAAAAAATTCATGATTCGGAACATTAAATTCATCAAATAGAAGTATATCCCCTTTTTTTAAATAGGGATATAACATAGCCATGGAATACAGTGTTGAGCTAAATAAATCGGCATCAAAATGAATGATTTTTTGTTTGCTTAATTCCGACTTATGTTGTTCTATAAATACAGGTAAGGTATCCTGAAATAGACCTTTATAAAAAGCAACTCTGGAATCATTTAATTCAGGGATAACAGCATGCATTTCTCCTTTATCATAATACATTCCCCATTGTTCCGGTAAGCCTTCAAAAGTATCAAATCCAAATAGACGGGTATCTGCGTTTTTTAAATGACTGGCCCACCATTTAAATGAATGACCTTCAAACACGCCCAATTCAATATAACACAGATTAACATCTGTTAAGGATTTTGAGCTAGCAATGTATTCAAATAATTGAAGGCGTTTGTTGTAATTTCTTGTTAAAGTAAAAAAGTCATTAAAAGGAATTTTTGAATGTTGAGTAGCCGCCCATTTAGAAAGAGCTAAGGTATTTGATAAAAACAATAGTGGTTTTTGTAAAAATCCAAACAAAACATGTGGTCGAAAAAGAATGGTGAATCCTTTGAGTATCGCATTTAATTTGATAATAAAAAATTTCATGTTGAATCGGTATAATGTGGTTTTGGACTGGTTTATGAAAGGGAGTCACTAATAAGCGCGAACATCATTTTTTTCCATATAATTGATAAATGCTGTATTTACTATTTTATTTCCCCCTTGTGTAGGATAATGTCCAGAAAAATACCAGTCACCTTTGTGATTTGGACATGCTTTATGTAATCCTTCCAAAGTTTGAAAAATAATTTCAACATCTATATTCAGATCTTTTGGTTTTAGCATTTGACCAATTTTTAAATTAATTTCATCATAAGTAAATAGATCATATAATGCTATTAATTCATTTTTCATTAATTCTATGGGTGCATCTACTTGTGCCAAACACTTTTCATAAGTTTCTTCAAGTAAATGATCGTTATTGGTATCATGAAGTAATTCAACCATTGCTTTAAAGGCAATGAATTTACCCAGTTGTGACATATCAATACCATAACAATCAGGATACCTGATTTGAGGGGCTGAAGATAAGATGATAATTTTTTTAGGATTCAGAGTAGAAAGAATTCTAACAATACTATCTCTTAGTGTTGTACCCCGAACGACCGAATCATCCAGAACAACAAGCGTATCGATATGATCATTGACGATGCCGTAAGTAACATCATAAACATGTGAAACCAAACTGCCTCTAATTTGATCATTGGCAATAAAAGTTCTCATTTTATCATCTTTTACCACGAGTTTTTCAATTCGTGGTTTTACAGATAATATCCTTGTAATTTCTTCAAATGAAGCATTGGGATTGAGATTTTTAATTTTGTTGGCCTTTTGTTCGTTAAGGTATTCATGCAATCTTTCAGTCAAGCCATAAAAAGCAGTTTCTGATGTATTTGGAATAAAAGAGAATACGGTGTTTTCAAAATCACCCTGGATGGCTTTAATAACGCTTGGAACCAATTGTCTTCCCAGGTTTTTTCTTTCCTGATAAATATCAAAATCATTACCACGAGAAAAATAAATACGTTCAAAAGAGCAGGACAATTTTTCTTTTGGTTCGAGGCATAGTTCTTCAGAGACTTTGCCATGATGTTTAATAATTAAGGCATTGCCCGGCTTAATTTCTCTGATATCTTCAAGATCTAAATTAAAAGCGGTTTGAAGCGCAGGTCTTTCAGAAGCCATGGCTACGATCTCATCATCATAATAATAGAAAGCTGGTCTAATGCCATTGGGATCTCTTAAAATGAAGGCATCACCATGACCTATCATTCCTGCCATTACATATCCACCATCAAATTTCTTAGCCGCTTTTTTAAGCA harbors:
- a CDS encoding class I SAM-dependent methyltransferase yields the protein MKFFIIKLNAILKGFTILFRPHVLFGFLQKPLLFLSNTLALSKWAATQHSKIPFNDFFTLTRNYNKRLQLFEYIASSKSLTDVNLCYIELGVFEGHSFKWWASHLKNADTRLFGFDTFEGLPEQWGMYYDKGEMHAVIPELNDSRVAFYKGLFQDTLPVFIEQHKSELSKQKIIHFDADLFSSTLYSMAMLYPYLKKGDILLFDEFNVPNHEFFAFKMIQDSFYLKTQLIGAVNNYYQVAFEII
- a CDS encoding amidophosphoribosyltransferase — protein: MSDQIQHECGLAFIRLLKPLDYYHEKYGSAFYGLQKLQLLMQKQRNRGQDGAGMATIKLNITPGEKYISRRRSNAPNYLQALFDGVYSHFKDLDSDQLNDPTWLKNNKPFTGEVLLGHLRYGTHGDNSIETVHPFIRENNWISRNLVLAGNFNLTNIEELFDKLVSLGQYPKLKSDTITVLEKIGHFLDEEVQHLFNWYKPEGFNQLEINPLIFDHLDISRVLKKAAKKFDGGYVMAGMIGHGDAFILRDPNGIRPAFYYYDDEIVAMASERPALQTAFNLDLEDIREIKPGNALIIKHHGKVSEELCLEPKEKLSCSFERIYFSRGNDFDIYQERKNLGRQLVPSVIKAIQGDFENTVFSFIPNTSETAFYGLTERLHEYLNEQKANKIKNLNPNASFEEITRILSVKPRIEKLVVKDDKMRTFIANDQIRGSLVSHVYDVTYGIVNDHIDTLVVLDDSVVRGTTLRDSIVRILSTLNPKKIIILSSAPQIRYPDCYGIDMSQLGKFIAFKAMVELLHDTNNDHLLEETYEKCLAQVDAPIELMKNELIALYDLFTYDEINLKIGQMLKPKDLNIDVEIIFQTLEGLHKACPNHKGDWYFSGHYPTQGGNKIVNTAFINYMEKNDVRAY